Proteins from a genomic interval of Lathamus discolor isolate bLatDis1 chromosome 19, bLatDis1.hap1, whole genome shotgun sequence:
- the LOC136023539 gene encoding green-sensitive opsin yields MNGTEGINFYVPMSNKTGVVRSPFEYPQYYLAEPWKYRVVCCYIFFLISTGLPINLLTLLVTFKHKKLRQPLNYILVNLAVADLFMACFGFTVTFYTAWNGYFVFGPIGCAVEGFFATLGGQVALWSLVVLAIERYIVVCKPMGNFRFSSSHAMMGIAFTWVMAFSCAAPPLFGWSRYMPEGMQCSCGPDYYTHNPDYHNESYVLYMFVIHFVIPVVVIFFSYGRLICKVREAAAQQQESATTQKAEKEVTRMVILMVLGFMLAWTPYAVVAFWIFTNKGADFTATLMSVPAFFSKSSSLYNPIIYVLMNKQFRNCMITTICCGKNPFGDEDTSSAVSQSKTEVSSISSSQVSPA; encoded by the exons ATGAACGGGACGGAAGGCATCAATTTTTACGTGCCTATGTCCAACAAGACAGGGGTGGTGCGAAGCCCCTTTGAGTACCCGCAGTACTACCTAGCTGAGCCCTGGAAATACCGTGTCGTGTGCTGCTACATCTTCTTCCTCATCTCCACCGGTTTGCCCATCAACCTCCTCACCCTCTTGGTCACCTTCAAACACAAGAAGCTCCGGCAGCCGCTCAACTACATCTTGGTCAACTTGGCCGTGGCTGATCTCTTCATGGCCTGCTTTGGCTTCACAGTCACCTTCTACACGGCCTGGAATGGCTACTTCGTCTTCGGCCCCATTGGCTGTGCTGTGGAAGGCTTCTTCGCCACGCTGGGAG GCCAAGTCGCCCTGTGGTCCCTGGTCGTCCTGGCCATCGAGCGCTACATCGTTGTCTGCAAACCCATGGGAAACTTCCGCTTCTCCTCGAGCCACGCCATGATGGGCATCGCTTTTACCTGGGTTATGGCCTTCTCCTGCGCTGCTCCACCCCTCtttggctggtccag ATACATGCCGGAGGGGATGCAGTGTTCCTGCGGTCCCGACTACTATACCCACAACCCTGACTATCACAATGAGTCCTACGTCCTCTACATGTTCGTCATCCACTTCGTCATCCCAGTCGTGGTCATTTTCTTCTCCTACGGGCGCCTCATTTGCAAAGTCCGAGAG gcagctgcccagcagcaggaatCAGCCACAACCCAGAAAGCTGAGAAGGAGGTGACGCGGATGGTGATCCTCATGGTGCTGGGGTTCATGCTGGCCTGGACGCCCTACGCCGTGGTGGCGTTCTGGATCTTCACCAACAAGGGAGCAGACTTCACCGCCACACTCATGTCAGTGCCTGCCTTCTTCTCCAAGAGCTCCTCCCTCTACAACCCCATCATCTACGTCCTCATGAACAAGCAG TTCCGTAATTGCATGATCACCACAATCTGCTGTGGCAAGAACCCCTTTGGGGATGAAGACACCTCTTCTGCTGTATCCCAGAGCAAGACCGAGGTCTCCTCCATCTCCTCCAGCCAAGTATCACCTGCGTAG